The Paraburkholderia dioscoreae DNA window GATGCAGTTCCACACCGCGAACGCGTAACCGGGCAGGCCCGCTTCAGCAATGGTCGGCACATCGGGCAGCACGGGCACTCGCGACTTTCCGGTGACACCGAGCGCACGCAGCTTGCCCGAACGGATATGCGCGGTGACGTTCGGCACACCGCCGAATTCCATATCCGCAATACCGCTCAACACGGCGACGGTGTCTTCGGCGCCTCCTTTATAAGGCACGTCCTGCAACTGAATTGCCGCTTTCGACGTGAACTCCAGCGCGGCGAGATAGAGATTGCTGCCAATGCCCGCCGTTGCGTTGGTCAGTTTCTTCGGGTTCTGTTTGGCGTAAGCGATCAGCTCCGGAATCGATCGCGCGCGGACCGACGGATTCACCACCAGTACGAACTGCTGCTCGGACAGCAGACTGACATGCCGGAAGTCGTTCGCGCTGAAGCCTGGCGTTTTGTACAGCAGCGGATTCGCTTCGAAGATCGCGCTGATGCCGAGCAGCATCGTGTAGCCGTCGGGCGCCGCATTGGCCACGTAGTGGGCCGCGATGTTGCCGCCGGCCCCTGGATGCGCCTCGACCACCACGGGCGCACCCAGCAGGCTCTGCAATGCTTTGGCGACGATGCGAGCCTGCACGTCGTCGGAGCCGGCCGCATAAGGGTTGACGAAGCGCACCGGGCTTGATGGATAGTTCGCCGCGAAAACCGGGCGCGATACGCCGGACAGCGCGGCCGACCCCAGTGCAGCAAGAAAAGCGCGCCGCGCGTTCATTGCATGTGATCTCCGTCGGCTATTGCGCTGTCTGATTTCCGGGGCTCCGCCGAAGGGACGCCCGGTTTGCATCGTTCCATGCGTTTGCATGCGGACAGCTTGCACGGATGCTAGTTGTCGCGTGAGCTTCCTGACAAGCGCGAATAAGTCACGACTGCTGTGATGAACCGCTGTGATGTACACATGGCACGCCCGAGGTGCCGAAAAGTCGCTTGCGGGTCTTCGGCGGCGGTGCGAGCGTGAGACATTTGCACGGTCGCGCCGCGGATAGATTCCATGTCGAATTGCATGGAGAGGGCGGCGGCCGGCGTGTGAAAAATCATCCACTCACTGCTCGCGTGCCGCCATGTTCAATGTACCCAGAATCAAGACGGAAGTCTTCGCCAGTCTGCCCGCCTCCTTTCGTGTAACCGATCATGCGGAAGTTCGCTTCGGCGTGATTCGCGACTCATTTCTGGAGGGACCAGCATTCGATCGCGAAGGCAACCTGTATTGCGTCGACATACCCTATGGCCGTATTTTCCGGATCGCGCGGAGCGGTCAATTCGAACTCGTCTGCCAGTACGATGGGCGGCCTAACGGCATTGCGATTCATCGGGACGGCCGCATCTTCATTGCCGATCAATTGCGCGGAATCGTCGTGCTGGACCCGTTGCGCGGCACGGTCGAAGATCTGGTGAAGACCGGCGGATTCGAACCGTTTCGCGGTCCCAATGATCTGATATTTAACCGCGCCGGCGAGCTGTTCTTCACGGACCAGGGGCAGACCGGCCTCGATCGGCCGTTCGGGTGTCTTTATCGTTTGACTGTCGAAGGCAGGCTCGACAGGCTGCTCGACAATATCCCAAGTCCCAACGGACTCGCGTTGAGCCCCGATGAACGCACGCTATATCTGGCGGTAACGCGCGCGAATGCCGTCTGGCGTGTGCCGCTGGATCCGTTCGGCAACGGCTCGGTCGCGCGGGTCGGCCACTATCTGCAATTGTCCGGCGGCACCGGGCCGGACGGTCTCGCGTGCGCCGTCGACGGCAGTCTTGCGGTCGCGCACATCGGCTTGGGCGCCGTTTGGCTCTTTGACAGGATCGGCGAACCGGTTGCCCGGGTGTGTTCGTGTGCCGGGCTGCAGACTTCGAACGTGGCAT harbors:
- a CDS encoding Bug family tripartite tricarboxylate transporter substrate binding protein, producing the protein MNARRAFLAALGSAALSGVSRPVFAANYPSSPVRFVNPYAAGSDDVQARIVAKALQSLLGAPVVVEAHPGAGGNIAAHYVANAAPDGYTMLLGISAIFEANPLLYKTPGFSANDFRHVSLLSEQQFVLVVNPSVRARSIPELIAYAKQNPKKLTNATAGIGSNLYLAALEFTSKAAIQLQDVPYKGGAEDTVAVLSGIADMEFGGVPNVTAHIRSGKLRALGVTGKSRVPVLPDVPTIAEAGLPGYAFAVWNCISVPRATPDKVVATLHDATVKAIAQPDVRRSLEQLGFLPVSSSPGEIDQRIRTEVPLWSQLFAQAGLRAQ
- a CDS encoding SMP-30/gluconolactonase/LRE family protein, which encodes MFNVPRIKTEVFASLPASFRVTDHAEVRFGVIRDSFLEGPAFDREGNLYCVDIPYGRIFRIARSGQFELVCQYDGRPNGIAIHRDGRIFIADQLRGIVVLDPLRGTVEDLVKTGGFEPFRGPNDLIFNRAGELFFTDQGQTGLDRPFGCLYRLTVEGRLDRLLDNIPSPNGLALSPDERTLYLAVTRANAVWRVPLDPFGNGSVARVGHYLQLSGGTGPDGLACAVDGSLAVAHIGLGAVWLFDRIGEPVARVCSCAGLQTSNVAFDPADSGVVYITESESGQILRAAVPLQGARPYSHD